TATCACGGTTGTTATGGGGGTTAATCACAAAGATTACGATCCTGCCAAGCATGATATTATTTCAAATGCATCTTGTACAACCAACTGCCTTGCGCCAATCGTAAAGGTTATGCATGAGAAGTTCGGCATTGAAAAAGGGGTCATGACCACCATTCATGCATACACGAACGATCAGCGTATTCTCGATCAGCCGCATAAAGATTTAAGGCGTGCGCGTGCGGCGGCTTGTAATATGATTCCAACATCTACAGGGGCGGCAAAAGCGGTTGCGCTTGTCATTCCTGAGATGAAAGGTAAATTTGAAGGATATTCAGTGCGTGTTCCGACACCGACAGTGTCGTTGGTAGATTTTGTTGCAGTGCTAAATACGGACACAACAAGTGAAGAGCTGAAAGCTGTTCTAAAAAGTGCGGCAGAAGGCGAACTTAAAGGTATTCTCGGTTATTCCGAACAGCCTCTCGTTTCATCTGACTATCTCGCAGATCCGCATTCTGGGATTGTGGAAGCGGATTTCACAGTGGTTCAGGGCGGAAATCTTGCCAAAGTGTATGCATGGTATGACAACGAGTGGGGGTACTCCTGCCGCGTTGCGGACCTGATTGATTATATGGCGAAGTGCGGATTGTAGCAAAGCCCGCGCTATTAAATTAGGT
The sequence above is a segment of the Maridesulfovibrio frigidus DSM 17176 genome. Coding sequences within it:
- the gap gene encoding type I glyceraldehyde-3-phosphate dehydrogenase, with amino-acid sequence MSKVKVGINGFGRIGRQVLKTIWERHRDNIEVVAVNDLFDIETNAHLCSRDTNYGKFPPEITTNGNVMQVGEDFTVKNFAERDPRRIPWGECGVDVVVECTGIFRTGPKAAQHLEGGAKKVIISAPASEEDITVVMGVNHKDYDPAKHDIISNASCTTNCLAPIVKVMHEKFGIEKGVMTTIHAYTNDQRILDQPHKDLRRARAAACNMIPTSTGAAKAVALVIPEMKGKFEGYSVRVPTPTVSLVDFVAVLNTDTTSEELKAVLKSAAEGELKGILGYSEQPLVSSDYLADPHSGIVEADFTVVQGGNLAKVYAWYDNEWGYSCRVADLIDYMAKCGL